Proteins encoded within one genomic window of Setaria italica strain Yugu1 chromosome IV, Setaria_italica_v2.0, whole genome shotgun sequence:
- the LOC101765411 gene encoding probable protein phosphatase 2C 60 yields the protein MLVTLMNLLRACWRPSSNRHARTGSDVAGRQDGLLWYKDTGQHVNGEFSMAVVQANNLLEDQCQIESGPLSFLDSGPYGTFVGVYDGHGGPETACYINDHLFQNLKRFASEQNSMSADVLKKAYEATEDGFFSVVTKQWPVKPQIAAVGSCCLVGVICGGMLYVANVGDSRVVLGRHVKATGEVLAVQLSAEHNVSIESVRKELQSMHPEDRHIVVLKHNVWRVKGLIQVCRSIGDAYLKKQEFNKEPLYAKFRLREPFSKPILSSEPSISVQPLQPHDQFLIFASDGLWEHLTNQEAVDIVQSSPRNGCARKLIRAALQEAAKKREMRYSDLKKIERGVRRHFHDDITVIVVFLDSSLVSRASTHRGPALSLRGGGASMRSNTLTPT from the exons ATGCTAGTGACATTGATGAACTTGTTACGGGCGTGCTGGCGACCGTCATCGAACCGGCATGCCCGAACAGGCTCAGATGTTGCTGGTAGGCAGGATGGACTTTTATGGTACAAGGATACCGGACAGCATGTCAATGGGGAATTCTCCATGGCTGTTGTCCAGGCCAATAACTTACTTGAGGACCAGTGTCAGATTGAGTCAGGCCCATTGAGCTTCCTAGATTCTGGACCATATGGCACTTTCGTTGGTGTTTACGATGGACATGGTGGTCCAGAGACGGCTTGCTACATCAACGATCATCTCTTCCAGAATCTGAAAA GGTTTGCATCTGAGCAGAATTCAATGTCTGCTGATGTACTGAAGAAAGCGTATGAAGCTACAGAAGATGGATTCTTCTCTGTTGTTACCAAACAGTGGCCTGTAAAGCCTCAGATAGCGGCTGTTGGCTCATGCTGCCTGGTCGGTGTAATCTGCGGTGGCATGCTTTATGTTGCCAATGTTGGGGATTCCCGTGTTGTTTTAGGAAGACATGTTAAGGCCACTGGAGAAGTTTTGGCTGTCCAACTGTCAGCAGAGCATAACGTAAGTATTGAGTCAGTGAGAAAGGAACTGCAGTCAATGCACCCGGAAGATAGGCATATTGTTGTTCTCAAGCACAATGTTTGGCGTGTAAAAGGACTAATTCAG GTTTGCAGATCAATCGGTGATGCTTACCTGAAAAAGCAAGAGTTCAACAAGGAACCTCTATATGCAAAATTTCGCCTCCGCGAACCTTTTAGCAAGCCTATACTAAGTTCGGAGCCATCAATCAGTGTGCAACCACTACAACCACATGATCAGTTTCTCATATTTGCATCTGATGGACTTTGGGAGCACTTAACCAACCAAGAGGCTGTTGATATTGTTCAAAGTAGCCCTCGCAAT GGCTGCGCTAGGAAGCTGATAAGAGCGGCACTGCAAGAAGCAGCCAAGAAAAGAGAGATGAGGTACTCGGACCTCAAGAAGATCGAGCGGGGTGTCCGCCGCCACTTCCACGATGACATAACAGTCATAGTAGTGTTCCTTGACTCGAGCCTCGTAAGTAGGGCGAGCACTCACCGAGGTCCCGCTCTTTCCCTGCGAGGTGGCGGCGCCAGCATGCGCAGCAACACGCTCACACCAACGTGA
- the LOC101765019 gene encoding NEP1-interacting protein-like 1 gives MDSSAAFLQHQPQRSSSNVSLSSLARTGSGGGSAARGRGATRGRRMMRRVCRGVITFIFAIAGLFLGAVTGGLIGLATESGLFRGTGIGAITGALVSIEVVDSSIRLWQARRSGIWSILYVLNVIYSLLTGRLVREKVDPAVQRVVRSQMNAVDSSPFREPPDLFEVEATNGMPRASIDKLPESWITEEYKRDGVGDLSGCSVCLQDFQVGEKVRSLPDCWHVFHVPCIDGWLIKHGSCPLCRRKL, from the exons ATGGATTCGTCGGCCGCGTTCCTGCAGCACCAGCCGCAGCGGAGCTCCAGCAACGTGTCGCTGTCGTCGCTCGCCAggaccggcagcggcggcgggagcgccgCCCGCGGGAGGGGCGCCACCAGGGGCAGGAGGATGATGCGCAGGGTCTGCCGCGGCGTCATCACCTTCATCTTTGCCATCG CTGGTCTGTTCCTGGGCGCGGTGACCGGCGGCCTCATCGGGCTGGCCACCGAGAGCGGGCTGTTCCGCGGCACCGGCATCGGCGCCATCACCGGCGCCCTCGTCTCCATCGAGGTCGTCGACTCCTCCATCCGCCTCTGGCAGGCCCGCCGCTCCGGGATCTGGAGCATCCTCTATGTG CTGAACGTGATCTACAGCCTCCTGACCGGCAGGCTCGTCCGCGAGAAGGTCGACCCGGCGGTGCAGCGAGTGGTCCGGAGCCAG ATGAACGCGGTGGACTCGTCGCCGTTCAGGGAGCCGCCGGACCTGTTCGAGGTGGAGGCCACCAACGGCATGCCGCGGGCCTCCATTGACAAGCTCCCCGAGTCCTGGATCACCGAGGAGTACAAgcgcgacggcgtcggcgaccTCTCCGGCTGCTCGGTCTGCCTCCAG GATTTCCAGGTCGGGGAGAAGGTGCGGAGCTTGCCAGACTGCTGGCACGTGTTCCACGTGCCGTGCATCGACGGCTGGCTGATCAAGCACGGGTCCTGCCCGCTCTGCAGGAGGAAGCTCTAG